The nucleotide window CGTCGTCCTCGGGCCCGATTCCCAGGGCCGCCTCGAACAGCGCCCTGATCATTGCAATGTCAGCGGTGGATGATCGAGCTGCCGCCGCAGGCCTGCCGTCGGGAGCGGTGAAATGATTCTCCGGTGAAGTGGAGGGAACGGTGCCCAGGCTGCCATCAGGCTGGCGAACCAGCCAGCCCAGGATGAACTCACAGGCGCCTCGAATGACGGGCCAGGCCCGGGTACGTGCGAATTCCGGGTCACCGCCATGGCGCAGGTGCTCAAAGAAGTGCCGCACCAGCCAAGCGGGTGCCAACGGCCAGAAAGACCAGGCCGGGTCGCCGGCGACCGGCGAGGTAAACGCCCAGGCGTCGGTGTTGTGATGGGCCACCCAACCGGGCAGGCCGTAGAGCCGTTGGGCTGTGCCACGACCGTTGCGGGAGAGTGCCTCGATCAGCTCGAAGAAGGGCTCGTGGCACTCGGCCAGCGCGGTGCTCTCGGCAGCCCAGTAGTTCATCTGGGTGTTGATGTTCAGCGTGTAGTTCGAACTCCAGGGCGGAGTCATCGACTCATTCCAGAGGCCCTGCAGGGTAGCGGCCAGCGAACCGGGCCGGGAACTGGAGATGAGGAGGTAGCGACCGTAGTTGAACATCAACGCGGCCAGGGCTGGATCCCGGGGAGTCTGCAGCACGCGCTGGTCGGTCGGCAGCGGGCATGTCGGCAGTGGCGCGGTCGCGGTCGACGCTGACCGGCCGAGGTCAAGGGTGACCCTTTCATAGAACGCGGCGTGTTCTGCGCGGTGCTCGCGCCAGAGAGTGTCGACGCCGAGCCGACCAGCCGCGACGGCCGCTTCATTAGCCCGCGCGTAGGCCTCATCGGCCGAGCCGTTGGCGGCGAGTCCGACCCCGGTGAATGTGGTGGCGGTGCTCAGATATATCTGCAGCCGGTGCACTCCCGTGGCGGCGAGACCGGCCGTCGTCGCGCCCGCAGGCAGGCGGATGTCGGTGCCGTCATGTTGCCAATGCGCGACGACGGCGCCTTGCACCGAGATCGTCGGATCATCCGAGTACTGGACCTCGGCCGGCGGGTCGGCGTGGGTCGGGGGCACGTCGCTGGGCAGACGCAGGGTAAGCCCGCAAGCGCTGGAATCCTGACGGGCGTCGTCGACCTTCAGCTGGCTGGCGAGCCGCACCCGCACCGTGACCCCGTCCAGCGCCCCGACGCGCAAGTCGACGACCAGCACGTTGTGGGCTGCTGACACGAACATGCGTTGGTCTATGCGGCCGTGATCGGTGTCGAAACCGTGATCGTGGGACGCGGTGCGCAGATCTAGCGATCGCCGGTAGTGCTGCACTCCGGCGAGGTCGTCAATCTCGATGATCAGATCGGCGAACGGCATGTAAGCCTGCGTGTACGGCTGGGAGAGCCCGGCGAGTTCGACTTCGGCCGCTCCGTATTCGTTATCGCCGATCAGATCCCGGGCGTGTCGCAGCGCCCGCTTGTTGTCTTCGGCTGATTGGGGCAGCACCCGCAGCTCGCTGGCCATCGAGCCCGACCATGCTGTGTCGTCGTTCAGCCGGATCTTATCGACCCCGATTCCGCCAAAGCACATGGCGCCGATGCGTCCGTTACCCAGCGGCAGCGCCTCGGTGAAAACCGTGGCCGGCGCGCCGTACCAGAGCACCTGCGTCTCGTCAGGCAAGGTGCGGTCGGGACGCATCTTTGTGGGTAGGCTCACGTCCGCACAATCAAGTAGGCGCCTGCGGCGATTTCAGTGGGTCCAGCATACGACTGGCCGGTGATCAGGTCGTCGCCGCGCACGGTGACGACGCCCGGCGCGTCGGTGTGGTTCAACACGATGGTGAAATGTCCGTCGCCGACCCGGCGCTCGATCACTTCCAGACCGTCACCGGCCAGGCCCTGAATTCCGGCCTGATCGAGGATAGAGACGAGGTTTCTTCGCAGGGCGTCGTCGTCGAGGTGAGTGGAGAGGTAGTGAGCCACACCGCCTCCGAACTGATGGCGGGTTACGGCGGGCTGTCCGTCGAGGGCTCCGCCGCGATAGTGGCCCACTGCCTCGGCACCTCGTAGATCGAGGTGTTCGCTCCACCGGGTGGCGGTGGAACCGTCGGAAAGCTCGAGGGCGTTGTCAACGGGATGCACCATCTGCACTCGGATACCGAGCACACGGGCGAGCTGACCACCGTACCCGCCAGGCGCCACTGAAAAGTTGTCGTCGGTCGTTCCGCTGAAATACCACGCCACCAGAACCCCGCCGGCCCCGACATAGTCCTCGAACGCCTCGGCCTGTGCGGTCGAAAGCGGGATCGCCAACGGCAGCAGCAGCACGTCGTAACCGGAGAGCTCATGGTCCGGATGCACGAAGTCCACCCCTACCCCGGCCAGCCAGAGCGCCCGGTGAACTTGGCGCACGAGCGACAGGTAGTTGAGGTCTGCCCGTGGCAAACCTCGGGCCTCCGCGGCCCACCATGCTTCCGGGTACCAGAGAATGGCGACCCGGTTCTCGGCGACCGGTTCCGCCTGTCGCGAGCCCGGAGCAAGCTCGGACAGCTCGGCGAGCAGGGCGCCCAAGTGCACCGTGCCGCGAAACTGGTCGGTATCCTCACCGGAGTGCGGCACCATCGAGGAGTGAAACAACTCCGCGCCGGTCCGCGGCGCGCGCCACTGGAAGAACAACGCCCCAAGCGACCCTCTAGCGATGTATTGAAGACTGGAGCGGACCATCTCCTGGGTCGAGCGCACCAGCATGGCATCGCGCCGGTAGACCAAGTTGGTCGCCTGCTCCATGAGCAGCCAGGGACGGTTGCCTGCCAGCGACCGGGCGAGGTCACCGGAGAACGCAGCCTGGGCATGGCCCTCAACACCGGGCTCGGAAGGATAGTCGTCGATCGACACCATGTCCTCGGCCGCGGCGAAGGCCCACTGGTCGTAATGCAGCCAACTGGGAAG belongs to Cryobacterium sp. SO2 and includes:
- a CDS encoding glycoside hydrolase family 95 protein, translating into MRPDRTLPDETQVLWYGAPATVFTEALPLGNGRIGAMCFGGIGVDKIRLNDDTAWSGSMASELRVLPQSAEDNKRALRHARDLIGDNEYGAAEVELAGLSQPYTQAYMPFADLIIEIDDLAGVQHYRRSLDLRTASHDHGFDTDHGRIDQRMFVSAAHNVLVVDLRVGALDGVTVRVRLASQLKVDDARQDSSACGLTLRLPSDVPPTHADPPAEVQYSDDPTISVQGAVVAHWQHDGTDIRLPAGATTAGLAATGVHRLQIYLSTATTFTGVGLAANGSADEAYARANEAAVAAGRLGVDTLWREHRAEHAAFYERVTLDLGRSASTATAPLPTCPLPTDQRVLQTPRDPALAALMFNYGRYLLISSSRPGSLAATLQGLWNESMTPPWSSNYTLNINTQMNYWAAESTALAECHEPFFELIEALSRNGRGTAQRLYGLPGWVAHHNTDAWAFTSPVAGDPAWSFWPLAPAWLVRHFFEHLRHGGDPEFARTRAWPVIRGACEFILGWLVRQPDGSLGTVPSTSPENHFTAPDGRPAAAARSSTADIAMIRALFEAALGIGPEDDAIMQQVVRSLAALPPIPISDGSIQEWADPFVLPEPGHRHVSPLYFAYPGNTLLTPELAAAVSRTLDERGDDSAGWSLVWKIALRARLREPEAVERLLPLVFRSVAMAPGPWEGGLYPNLFVAHPPFQIDGNLGYVAAVVECLVHSHADRIDLLPAVPASWPAGSVAGLVVRPGVLVDIDWAPDTHGRPRLVRARLRARTVHTSGAVKVGWHSIERTVKLTTDSWVELTEADFPPDS
- a CDS encoding beta-galactosidase — its product is MAPELLYGGDYNPEQFSREVWVEDVRLMKVARVNTVTVGVFSWSSLEPSEGVFTFGWLDDVLDLLHENGIGVILATPTASPPPWFSLAHPEALPITADGVRLLHGSRDTYNPAAEAYRHAARRIATELGRRYGTHPSLRMWHVHNEYGTVSFGPVVDAEFRLWLERKYGSLSALNEVWNTTFWSQRYGEWAEIFAPQATQYLGNPAQLLDFRRFAAELLLAAFNEQSEILKSLSTGIPVTTNFMLPSWLHYDQWAFAAAEDMVSIDDYPSEPGVEGHAQAAFSGDLARSLAGNRPWLLMEQATNLVYRRDAMLVRSTQEMVRSSLQYIARGSLGALFFQWRAPRTGAELFHSSMVPHSGEDTDQFRGTVHLGALLAELSELAPGSRQAEPVAENRVAILWYPEAWWAAEARGLPRADLNYLSLVRQVHRALWLAGVGVDFVHPDHELSGYDVLLLPLAIPLSTAQAEAFEDYVGAGGVLVAWYFSGTTDDNFSVAPGGYGGQLARVLGIRVQMVHPVDNALELSDGSTATRWSEHLDLRGAEAVGHYRGGALDGQPAVTRHQFGGGVAHYLSTHLDDDALRRNLVSILDQAGIQGLAGDGLEVIERRVGDGHFTIVLNHTDAPGVVTVRGDDLITGQSYAGPTEIAAGAYLIVRT